taaagaaaagtaataAACAAAGAAGCAAAACCCTGTGCTTTGGGGACTGCAAGTGCAAGCTTGGTCGCAACTCTCAAAGCTGCatagtgaaaattaaaaattcctCTATTCCCTCTGCTTATTACCCCCCACTTTccccaaaacccaaaaacacATGCGCTCCCATTTCCTTTGCTTTCCCCCCTCATCATCACTTCCACCAACGctatcctcctcctcctccttcttctcttcttcttattCGCTTCTCAATCAGGTTTcaacttatttttcttcttttttctaaaCTTGGAGCTAGTTTTCTTGATTTGGGTAATTCAGTCGGGGTAATAGCTTGCCAAAGATGATCACTTTAACTGACTTCTACCATGTAATGACTGCAATGGTGCCACTTTACGTGGCCATGATTTTAGCTTACGGCTCAGTGAAATGGTGGAAGATCTTCTCTCCTGGTCAGTGTTCGGGGATTAATCGCTTTGTTGCTCTCTTTGCCGTCCCTCTCCTCTCTTTCCACTTCATCGCCTCTAACGATCCTTACGCTATGAACTTTCGTTTCATAGCAGCTGATACCCTCCAAAAAGTTATGGTTCTTGGAATACTGGCAGTTTGGTCCAAGGTGAGCAAAAGGGGTTGCTTGGAATGGACCATCACCCTTTTTTCACTCTCTACTCTTCccaacactttggtgatgggcATCCCTTTGCTGAAAGGAATGTACGGGGAGTTTTCAGGAAGCTTAATGGTGCAGATAGTTGTCCTTCAATGCATTATTTGGTACACTTTGATGCTTTTCATGTTTGAATATAGAGGTGCCAAAATGCTGATATCTGAGCAATTCCCCGACACTGCTGGCTCTATTGTTTCAATCCATGTAGACTCAGATATCATGTCACTCGATGGTCGACAACCTCTAGAAACTGAAGCTGAGATCAAAGAAGATGGTAAGCTCCATGTTACTGTCAGGAAATCCAATGCCTCAAGATCAGATATTTTCTCAAGAAGGTCCCAGGGTTTATCTTCAACAACTCCACGCCCTTCCAATCTGACCAATGCTGAGATCTACTCGTTGCAATCATCAAGAAACCCAACACCAAGAGGCTCAAGCTTTAATCACACTGATTTCTACTCTATGATGGCTGGGGGACGCAACTCCAATTTCGGTGCTGCAGATGTTTACGGTTTGTCTGCCTCTCGAGGACCAACTCCCAGACCATCCAATTATGAGGAGGATGGTACAGGCATGGGTAAACCAAGGTTCCATTACCACGCACAAGGTGGCGCAGGTGCAGCCCATTATCCGGCTCCTAATCCGGGTATGTTCTCTCCCAATGGGTCTAAAGCTAATACAAAGAAGCCTAACGATCAGGCTCAGCAAAAGGCTGAAGATGGTGGTAGGGATCTTCATATGTTTGTTTGGAGTTCAAGTGCTTCTCCTGTATCCGACGTctttggtggtggtggtggccATGAATATGGAGCAAACGAGCAGAAAGAGGTTAGAGTGGCTGTCTCCCCAGGGAAAGGTAGCTTTTAAGcacattttaatttgtttacttCAGTCTCcatatatgaatttgtattGTTTCCCCATTTAGATTAATGATTCGAACTTGTGATGCTGCTTGTGTTTCGTTTCGTCGCAGCGGAAGGACATAGAGAGAATAACGAGGAGTACATGGAGAGAGAGGATTTCAGCTTTGGGAACCGAGGATTGGAACGAGAAATGACCAACAACCACGAAGGTGACAAAGTGGGGGATGGCAAGCCCAAAACTATGCCTCCTGCAAGTGTCATCACAAGGCTGATACTGATCATGGTTTGGAGAAAGCTTATCAGAAATCCCAACACGTATTCAAGCTTAATAGGACTCACTTGGTCTCTAATCTCATTCAGgtacaaatacaaatacaaatacaaatacaaatcaTTGTTTTTGGCATCTGGTGGCTTTTCTTATAGCTTGTTGCTTGGTTTGTTTTAGGTGGAATGTACAAATGCCTGCCATAATAGCCAAGTCCATTTCCATACTGTCAGATGCAGGGCTTGGCATGGCCATGTTCAGTCTTGGTCAGTTCatttcacctttttctttttcccctgtaCTTGCAAACAAATACAATCTCTCTCAAGTAAAACTCTCCCCTACTTCATTAGTTAGTAGAGCAGAGCAAtatattcaaaagaaaaaaaattaaaaaataggagAGTAATGAATGGCTTTATCATTATTAGATGTTGTAAAAAAGCAAGCAAAACAGCGTAAGCAAAGTAAGGGAAACAGTATAGTCATGATGATAATAAGTTGGCTATAGATTTCAATCTGTATAAAATCTTGAAtgttttgaagaaataaatttgatatgatGCTGGGGGTTGGTGGGGGTTATGATGAAAGATCCAAAAGAAGAAATGTTGTCAGAGACAAGCCGGTTCGAATTCGAAATATTTGTAAAGAGAGATGAGGGTTGAGTTGGAGTATGTCGGGGTAATGTGGGATGTGGGGGCAAAGGAATAGACATGGTTCTGATGGAATGGTGATGACAGGTCTGTTCATGGCATTGCAACCGAGGATCATAGCATGTGGAAATTCCGTTGCAGCTTTTGCCATGGGTGTGAGATTCCTTGCAGGTCCAGCTGTGATGGCAGCCGCTTCCATAGCTGTCGGACTCCGTGGCGTCCTCTTACACGTTGCCATTGTGCAGGTCACTTCCCTTTCTCTATCTTTTGCTTCTCTACTGTCGTTTACTTCCTCTCCCGTCTCTTCCTTCACCAACATACCCTATCTAACTTAACTATTACATAACCTCCAAAACTCACTGCCACagcttttctttctatttttatgttctTAAATTGTGCAATCTTCAGATTCAATGAAACTGTGTACAAGTAGTCAGCAAACATTCATACAAAATCTAACATGTCTTATTTATTTTGCATGTACAACAGGCAGCTCTCCCACAAGGCATTGTTCCCTTTGTCTTTGCCAAGGAATACAACCTACACCCTGATATTCTCAGCACTGCGTGAGTCTTTACcctctttctcctttcttttttctaatttccTAATACTTTTGCTTATTCtctcatgtttttttttgttggaaaTGCAGTGTTATTTTTGGAATGCTAATAGCCTTGCCCATAACGCTTGTCTACTACATTTTATTGGGATTATGAAGGGGCCATCTCTAACCTAAAtatcaacattttaattaattaattaattaattaaagccAATCCATGCCATCAAATTCAAACCCCTTTTCCAAAACAAATCCTTAATCTtccttgttcttttttttcctagtaaaatttgtaaaatcttATTCTGTAGTCAAATTATGAGGAAAATGAAATGCTTTTTTCTAGTTTGTTATAACTTTTGAGCTGCCTTTCTATTCCAATAACTTATGTTAGATACGATGCATGGGCCATACAGCTATGTTTGGTGGCATGAATGTTCCaagcttttgtttttgaaatcttaatcacaaattaaagttgattgggatttaattttcttgtacTGAATTGTAGTTTGGATGATATCAACTCAAATTGGCAAAATATTTGTCCACCAATCGAATCCGTATTATATTTCCATCATTTCAAATTAAGAAAACAGTGTAAATAGATTCttagaaatataattttcatgctaatatttcaaattcacaggtttgttaaaatatttttgaattccaCTAATTCATGCTCTCTGAGCATTAAAGAAAATGTCAACAGCATGTGAAGATTATTTAGgttaaagaatattttatatttactgttcagggttttattttatttcttagagCATACTTCCTTCGTTTGTATCATTggataaatattaagtaatattTACAGAACAGTACAACTTGATGTTTTGAAAACTGAAAGCAGGTTTGGTTTAAATTAATCGAGGGTAAATTATATCAACAGTCATCcacttttgataaaataataaaacagtcGCTAACATTATCGAAAAGTGACAAATCAGCcatctattaatattttttgttaccCTAACGGAGCAAGTGCCAGTTAACTTGTCACGTTGGGCGTCACGTTGGGCTTGAGGTTGGGCTTGAGGGAGTGAAGGGTCTTAATTTTTTGTGGAAAAAAGGGACAGGTGGGCaggcaaaaagaagaagaagaagaagaaaaagaagtcACTATTCTTCCTTGTTGCCTTCCCAAGCCGCCCTAACCATTTCATGACCCCACTCTTCCCTGTTatggtatcaaaatttatactagacttcatttcaatttcatcagcAGTAACCAAATCAAAAATCAATTGGGATTCTTATTCTCTTTGTTCTGTTGCAAATCGGTCGGCAAAAAACCAAGGTCCAAATTCAAGAAATTTGGTGATTTCCCTTTAAAAATTCATCGACAGTAACAGATTAGGTTTCCATCTTTTATGTACTAAATTTTCCCTAGTTTTATGAGAAAATCCACATGCAAAAGCCGCAGATGCATCCCCTATTTTCCCTAACCTAACATCATTTTACACCAAACCCTAACTTCTTTTTAATCAAACACAAAAATCAGCACAAACATGGGAACCAAAAAATTtacaacaaacaaacaaaacccAAATCAAATATCATCCGAAACAACCATTAAATCACCATAAAACAATGTAAATTACAAGTGAACCTAGTAACAGGGgtgaagacaaaaaaaaaattttaggggagccaaaattaaattttaatttttacgatagtgaaatgcaatttcaccatttaaatagcttatatctttataatttttaaagaattaaattaaatttttatcatttttagggggccaaagtataattttatctttactagtttaaaatttaaaaaaaaacaaagggccaaaatgaaaaatttttcattttagagggGCCAAGGCCCTTGCCGGCCCCTTAGCTACGCCCCTTCCTGGTAAGAGAGTAACAGTGGctgaaaattttgaacttttgcATGTTCCCAAAACTGAAACAATTGCTaagattcttcttcttctactgtTTAGCCCAATTAGAGTTCTTAAATTGGGGCCGTTTACACTATGGGATGACATGTCAGCTTTCCGTTATGGACATaaagaaaaatggtgaaaaGTTTAGTGGCTGAAAAATTTGAACTTTTGCATGTTCCCAAAACTGAAACAATTGTAAggattcttcttcttttactgTCCAGCCCAACTAGGGTTCTTAAATTAGGGCCGTTTAAACCATGGGATGACAGGTCAACTTTCCGTTACAGACGTAACGAAAAATGGTGAAAAGTTCAATGGCTGAATtgtaacttttcaaattttagtgactattttattattttaacaaaagttTAGTAACTATTGGTGCACTTTATCCATTAATCAAAGAAAAGTGAAATCATGCTAGCTATATATGCTCACGCGTTGCCTCAATTTGCTTTAAAGCAATGTGGAAATTATATtagaattcattttttttatgcaTCTACGATGAACTTAGCgcataataacttatttgaccttttacttttataaaaaaatattagctcttcatttaatttttcgttttttagtcattaaacttatatttttatcaaattactctaaaatggatgaaaaatttaatatttgttaattttgttgatgtgaCATACATGTGGatgccacatcaacaattaattaattttaaaaaagtaaaatttatttttaaaattaaaacataaaacatataaaaaatattttaatttttaaaaataagtaattcTTGACATGACATACATGTGGCAATCCATGTGTATgcctttttttataaaattgaaaagctAAAAAGTCATTATACCTTTTATGAACTATATTAAAAGAATTGTTTTCTCGTACATTATATATTAGAAAAGATCTAATTATCATGACTTGAACTTTAGACTTTAAATATCAATAGAGAGCACTTAATCACCTGCAAActaaaagttttattatatatatttattcaagttttaatattttaagtagaGAAAATAATTGTTACACAGTTAAGTTTTTAGACTTAAAAAGTAGAGTCATTAGGTTGACAAATGtcctataaaaatataataaaataataaaaataaatattttaaaaagagatacataatacaattttaaaattgcttgtgaaataaaaatatatatactgtCAATATATCAAAAACTAACACTTTTTAATATACTAAATATGATGAATCAAACTAATTCCAAAAGTACTgttatatatttacttttcaatcgacttattaaaaattttaatatattaaatatgtttagcTTTTTTTAGGgaatcataaataaaaagcaaGCACCAAATTGATAAAGTTGAGAGAAATATTAGAACTTAAGCCAATAGACTTGCCCATTATACGCAATTCGCCGAGCGAAGACGCCATCAAGATTAATATTGATGCGGCTTGGAATAGAGAGGCAGAGACAGCTACTTGTGGAGCGATTTTTCGAGGCAATGAGGGAATGGTGCTTACCAGCTTTGCTAGTTGAATCAAGGGTGCCTTTAATGCTCCTTCCCCCGAGGCTCTTACTATGTCATGCGCCATTTAGAACGCCCTTGAGAGGGGTTATTCTAGAGTTGTCTTAGGGCCTTGTTGTGCCTTTAGTGGACTCATCATTTTATGATCGTATTGTTAGGGAGGCCTTGATACTTGACATGTTTGATTGTATTTGCTTTACTTCTGCTCATATGTCGGCCAATTGTGTTGCGCACTTTTTGACACATTAAATGATGGATAGGAATATTACCTTAgattttagtttgaattttcCAAATTTCATTCACCTATTAATGTTAGATAACATTATTTGATTAATGTAATTCTTGCCTATGGTTTACAATAGTTGTAACTATGATTTACAAAATGTTAAATTGAGTGGGGAAAAAAATCAATGAGCAAATGTTTGTAAGCATTGCAATTAATAGTTTGAGAAGTTTTAGTACTACTATCAGGAACACACACATCAAAAGCAGGAACTGGATAAAGCCATAAATTAAGGGGCTTCCCCTTCAGATAAGTAACAAAAGTTATACCAATAAATGGATAACAAAGTGAAACATTGCTACCTTCCTAAATGCTGAATTTAAGAGAGGAAGCCCTTAGGGAAAGACTAAAAAATCATAGGCATCCGTCATTGGTAGAGGcaattcatttgattttaagCAACATTTTCAGTACCGATTTATTGCTGCACGTAACTTCACTAGCAGTAAGTTTGCGGAGCATCTTCAATTCTCAGCACCACCATCATCATCTTCGTACTCGACATCTTCATCAGCTGAGGCATCTTGGTATTGCTGATACTCTGCAACAAGGTCATTCATGTTACTTTCTGCTTCAGTGAACTCCATTTCATCCATTCCTTCCCCAGTGTACCAATGCAAGAAGGCTTTCCTTCTAAACATGGCTGTAAACTGCTCACTAACTCTCCTGAACATCTCCTGTATTGAAGTTGAATTCCCGATAAAAGTCGAAGCCATCGAAACCCCTTCGGGAGGGATGTCACAAACACTGGATTTCACATTGTTTGGGATCCACTCAACAAAGTAGGAAGAGTTTTTGTTTTGCACATTCAGAATTTGTTCATCAACTTCTTTGGTGCTCATTTTGCCTCTAAACAAGGCTGATGCAGTAAGGTAACGACCGTGGCGTGGATCAGCGGCACACATCATGTTCTTGGCATCCCACATTTGTTGTGTCAGCTCAGGGACCGTGAGTCCACGGTATTGCTGTGATCCTCTAGATGTTAATGGAGCAAATCCCACCATGAAAAAGTGAAGCCTTGGGAAGGGGATCAAGTTCACTGCTAATTTTCGAAGGTCTGAGTTAAGCTGACCCGGGAATCGCAAGCAGCAGGTTACACCACTCATTGTTGCAGATATTAAATGGTTCAGGTCTCCGactgaaaaaattaaacatCTATCAGATGGGGTTCCACATAACATAAATTAAGGAAAGATGAAATGATTGAGTTAATTCAGTTAGTTACAGCTTGGGGTAGTGAGCTTTAGAGTCCTGAGGCAGATATCATAGAGTGCTTCATTGTCGAGAACCATGCATTCATCAGCATTTTCCACCAGCTGGTGGACTGAAAGAGTGGCATTGTAAGGTTCAACCACAGTGTCCGACACCTTTGGAGATGGGAAAACGGAAAATGTAAGCATCATACGATCAGGGTATTCTTCTCTTATCTTTGAAATAAGCAGGGTCCCCATTCCAGACCCTGTTCCTCCTCCAAGTGAATGGCACACTTGAAACCCTGCAAAAGGCTCAAGAGAAGTTGCCAAATGAGCAAATAGGTAAAAAGGATAATACGAATGAACCAAAGGTAGAGTCTAATAAAAGAAACCTTGTAGACAGTCACAATTCTCAGCTTCCTTCCTAACAACATCAAGTACTGAATCAATCAACTCGGCTCCCTCGGTGTAATGACCCTTAGCCCAATTGTTTCCAGCCCCGGACTGGCCGAAAACAAAGTTATCAGGCCTGAAAATCTGCCCATAGGGGCCGGTTCGAATACTGTCCATCGTTCCAGGTTCAAGATCCATGAGAACGGCTCGTGGCACGTACCGGCCACCACTTGCCTCATTGTAGTACACATTAATTCTTTCTAGTCGCAACTCTGAATTTCCGATGTACTTACCAATTGGATCAATCCCATGTTCACCACAAACAACTTCCCAAAACTTAGATCCAATTTGGTTCCCACATTGCCCTCCTTGAATGTGTAGTATTTCACGCATTTTGACTTAGGGTGAAAtcggaatttaaaaaaaaaaaaagttttttgtTTACTAAAAAGAACTGTTTCCCTTGGAGGGCTTGAAAAGAGCAAGCGAATGGAGCAGCTATTTATAACAGACGTATTTCATCTTTCAGTTGTAAATGAAGGGTTAAGATGGGGTTGGGAAATTATGATCCGACGGCTAAGAGGTATCCGACCAGGGAGAGAGAAAGTATGTCAATTAGTGAGATGGCTTGGTTCGGGGATGACTAAAAGTTGCCATTTGGAGTTGGTTAAGTGAGCGTCGCCGGCTATTTATAAATGTAAGGCCTGTTTCtattagttaattaatgatGGGCAGTCGTCTAGACGAAACTGACATGACATTGACGCCCCTAATAtctcctaaaattttattgtggGCAGTGATTagagtaataaaatataaaggaagTCAGACAATCCTTCAACTGCTTTCCGATTATATCTAGATTGATtaagacaaaaataatataatttaattaggtgaTTAAATTTATGGTTGACCAAAAAGGCAATATTGCCCCCTGTAAGCTACATATGGACAACCTGATAGAAAAACTAAGCTATATGACGTCATGGAAAACTATTCTGCTTCCAAGCATTAGGTATTAGGCTACCCTAGCACTAAAACA
The window above is part of the Gossypium raimondii isolate GPD5lz chromosome 9, ASM2569854v1, whole genome shotgun sequence genome. Proteins encoded here:
- the LOC105800054 gene encoding tubulin beta chain — encoded protein: MREILHIQGGQCGNQIGSKFWEVVCGEHGIDPIGKYIGNSELRLERINVYYNEASGGRYVPRAVLMDLEPGTMDSIRTGPYGQIFRPDNFVFGQSGAGNNWAKGHYTEGAELIDSVLDVVRKEAENCDCLQGFQVCHSLGGGTGSGMGTLLISKIREEYPDRMMLTFSVFPSPKVSDTVVEPYNATLSVHQLVENADECMVLDNEALYDICLRTLKLTTPSFGDLNHLISATMSGVTCCLRFPGQLNSDLRKLAVNLIPFPRLHFFMVGFAPLTSRGSQQYRGLTVPELTQQMWDAKNMMCAADPRHGRYLTASALFRGKMSTKEVDEQILNVQNKNSSYFVEWIPNNVKSSVCDIPPEGVSMASTFIGNSTSIQEMFRRVSEQFTAMFRRKAFLHWYTGEGMDEMEFTEAESNMNDLVAEYQQYQDASADEDVEYEDDDGGAEN
- the LOC105800053 gene encoding auxin efflux carrier component 1, whose protein sequence is MITLTDFYHVMTAMVPLYVAMILAYGSVKWWKIFSPGQCSGINRFVALFAVPLLSFHFIASNDPYAMNFRFIAADTLQKVMVLGILAVWSKVSKRGCLEWTITLFSLSTLPNTLVMGIPLLKGMYGEFSGSLMVQIVVLQCIIWYTLMLFMFEYRGAKMLISEQFPDTAGSIVSIHVDSDIMSLDGRQPLETEAEIKEDGKLHVTVRKSNASRSDIFSRRSQGLSSTTPRPSNLTNAEIYSLQSSRNPTPRGSSFNHTDFYSMMAGGRNSNFGAADVYGLSASRGPTPRPSNYEEDGTGMGKPRFHYHAQGGAGAAHYPAPNPGMFSPNGSKANTKKPNDQAQQKAEDGGRDLHMFVWSSSASPVSDVFGGGGGHEYGANEQKEVRVAVSPGKAEGHRENNEEYMEREDFSFGNRGLEREMTNNHEGDKVGDGKPKTMPPASVITRLILIMVWRKLIRNPNTYSSLIGLTWSLISFRWNVQMPAIIAKSISILSDAGLGMAMFSLGLFMALQPRIIACGNSVAAFAMGVRFLAGPAVMAAASIAVGLRGVLLHVAIVQAALPQGIVPFVFAKEYNLHPDILSTAVIFGMLIALPITLVYYILLGL